One Sphingobacteruim zhuxiongii DNA window includes the following coding sequences:
- a CDS encoding glycosyl transferase family 90, giving the protein MNIKKLLFKNKNFKPWYYLKAELREKFAGDLSGKRAAVLRKLQKIDNAEILERVNYYNKLSEHSILSDNPVRIGDFRKPKRLKVYYYDSKEYIRYFNAELKFQLLDGDVVDIPNSPSIVKSRPIAGDNANSVLLNLDKVRHFNFIKDDLSFQEKESKLIGRAAVQQAHRRKFYELYFNHPLCDLGDIMKDSPWNKPKISITEHLKYKFILAIEGNDVATNLKWIMSSNSIAVMPRPTYETWFMEGQLVPNVHYIEIKKDYSDLEERLNYYITHPEAAEQIIAQANAYTRQFQNQDQEDKIALLVLEKYFRLTNGEKI; this is encoded by the coding sequence ATGAATATCAAAAAGCTGTTATTTAAGAATAAGAATTTTAAACCCTGGTATTATCTGAAAGCGGAACTTCGTGAGAAGTTTGCAGGCGATTTATCGGGCAAACGTGCAGCCGTCCTTCGAAAGCTGCAAAAGATCGATAACGCTGAAATCTTGGAACGTGTCAACTATTATAATAAATTATCGGAGCATAGTATCCTATCGGACAATCCTGTTCGTATTGGTGACTTCCGAAAACCTAAGCGTTTAAAGGTATACTACTACGATAGTAAAGAATATATCCGGTACTTTAACGCAGAATTAAAGTTCCAATTGCTAGACGGTGACGTTGTTGATATTCCCAATTCACCGAGTATTGTTAAGAGTAGGCCGATTGCTGGCGATAATGCCAATTCTGTACTTTTAAACTTAGATAAGGTTAGACATTTTAATTTCATAAAAGACGATCTTTCTTTTCAGGAAAAGGAAAGTAAGCTGATTGGGCGCGCCGCAGTTCAACAGGCACATCGACGTAAATTTTACGAACTGTACTTCAATCATCCACTTTGTGATCTTGGCGATATTATGAAAGACAGTCCATGGAATAAACCCAAGATATCCATCACAGAACATTTGAAGTATAAATTTATTCTTGCGATAGAAGGCAATGATGTTGCAACGAATCTAAAATGGATTATGTCTTCCAATTCTATTGCCGTGATGCCACGACCAACCTATGAAACCTGGTTTATGGAAGGGCAGTTGGTGCCCAATGTTCATTACATTGAAATCAAGAAAGATTATTCAGATTTAGAAGAACGACTAAACTATTACATTACGCATCCTGAAGCGGCGGAACAAATAATAGCTCAGGCAAATGCCTATACACGTCAATTTCAAAATCAAGACCAGGAAGACAAGATTGCACTGTTAGTCCTGGAAAAATATTTTAGACTAACAAACGGCGAAAAGATCTAG